AAAACGAAACCCCCGAGACCTATGAAGCCATCCTGGAAGCCGATAAACTGAGCCAGGAAACTTTTTCGGGCCACGGGGCGGCTCTGGCCCAGGCCTACAACCACCTTATTATGCCACTGGCCAACAAACGTGACCAGGAAACTCAGGTGATTTGGGGGATAGAAGATTTTAAATCCCGTTACGGCCGCATGCCCGAAGGTATGTGGCTGGGGGAGACCGCCGTGAATACCGATGTTCTCGAAACGCTCGCAAAACACGGCATTAAGTTCACTATTTTATCGCCCTACCAGGCAAAACAGGTGAGAAAAATTGGTGCGAAAGACTGGGAAGATGCCACAGATGCCAAGGTGAACACCCGCCGTGCCTATACCTGCAAACTGCCTTCGGGAAATGAGATCAGCCTTTTCTTTTATGACGGCCCGGCTTCGCAGGCGGTTGCTTTTGAAGGGCTTTTGAACAACGGGGAAGCTTTTGCCGACAGGCTCCGGGGGCAATTTGCCAATCATGACGATAGGGAACTGGTGCACATTGCCACCGATGGCGAAAGTTACGGCCACCACCATAAACTCGGGGAAATGGCACTGTCTTATTGCCTGCATTCGCTCGAAGAGGATGAAGATTTGAACCTTACCATTTATGGGGAATTTTTGGAAAAATTTCCGCCCGAATATGAGGCGCAAATCATAGAAGATACCTCCTGGAGCTGTTATCACGGGGTGGAGCGCTGGCGCAGCGACTGCGGATGCAATACCGGTGGGAATGGAGACTGGGATCAAAAATGGCGTAAACCGCTGCGGGAAGCTTTTGATAAGGTGCGCGAAAAACTGATTGCCCTTTATGAAAAGGAAATGGGCGCGTATACTGAAGATCCCTGGGAAGTGCGCAATAAGTACATCAAAGTAATTCTCGACCGGAGTAACGAAAACGTAAGGAATTTTCTTTCAGAAAATTTTGGCGGGAATTTGTCTGAAGATGATGAAGTGAAGCTGCTCAAGCTACTCGAAATGCAGTACCACACCATGTTGATGTACACCAGTTGCGGCTGGTTCTTTGACGAGGTAACGGGCATTGAATCCATGCAGGATATTTTCTATGCCCAACGTGCGGTACAGCTGGCCGAAGAAATAAGCGGCGACAGCTATGAACCCGATTTTGTGGAATCTCTCAAAAAAATACCGAGCAACATCAAAGAATACGGCACTGTTCATAAAGCATATGAGCTTTTTGTAAAGCCCATGGAGCTCGATATGATAAGGATTGGTGCCCACTACGCGATCTCTTCTATTTTTGAGGAGTTCCCCGAAGAGGTCACACTTTACAACTTTAGCGCCACCACCAAGGCCAGCCATTACTATGAAGCCGGAAAGCAAAAGTTAATGATTGCCCGCACCGAGTTCCGCAGTGATATTACCTGGGAAAAACTGGATATCTCTTATGCCGTACTTTACATGGGAGATCATCATATTTTTGGCGGGGTGCGCCAGTACATTGGCACAGAAGCCCTCGAAGAGCTGCACAACAAGATGGCTTTCTATTTTGAAAAGGGAAATATCTACGAGATCTTCAACCTTATGGATACCCACTTCGGAAACCACAACTACTCTTTCTGGCATTTGTTCCGCGATGAGCAGCACCATATTATGAAACAGGTCATGGAAAACAACCTCACCGGGGCCGAAGGTGCCATGCAGCAGTTGTATGACCAGACTTATCCTTTGCTTAAGACGTTCCAGGAGATCAACATGCGGGTACCTACCAGGCTTAAACTGCCGGTAGAGATGGCTGTGAACAACAGGCTCGTAAAGGAACTAAAAAAGAAAGACTGCAACTTTAAAAAACTGGAGATCCAGATAAAATCGGCAGTTTCAATTCAGGCGAACCTGGATATGGTGACGCTTAACTTCCTTGCAGACCGGCGCCTGACCGAAAAAATGCTGGAACTGGAGAAAAATCCGCTGGACTTTAAATTGCTGAAAAAAGTCAATTCCCTGCTTCAAATGCTTGAAGATACGCCCTTGTCTCCCGAAAAATGGCAGGCGCAGAATATCACCTTCGGAATAAAAGAAGAACATTATCAAACTATGCTAGAGCGCAGTGAAGAAGGCGATGAGGTTGCGGGCAAATGGGTACAGGCTTTTCAGCAGCTTGAAGAATCTGTAAACCTCTCTCTCGAATGAAAAATCCCGTCTCAACATACAGGATCCAGCTTTCCCCCGAGTATACCCTCGAAAATCTCAACGAGATTTTGGATTACCTGGAAAAGCTGGGCATTTCCACGATTTATTCGGCACCTTTTTTCCAGGCCCGAAAGGGCAGCAGCCATGGGTATGACATCACAAACCCGTTTAAGCTCAACAAGGAGATTGGCAGGCTCGATATGTTCAGAAATTTGAGCAACAGGCTGAAGCAAAAGAACATGTCCTGGCTGCAGGATATTGTGCCCAATCACATGGCCTTTGATGGCGACAACATCTGGTTGCAGGATATTTTTGAGCTAGGCCCGCAATCGCTGCATTACCATTTTTTTGATATAGATTGGGAGCAATCGGGCAAAGTGATGGCGCCTTTCCTGGGAAATCCTTTAGCTGAAGTCCTTCAGCAAAAAGAATTGCAGCTTAAGGTGTCAAAAAGGGGATTTTTGTTCAGGTATTTTGATCACGAATACCTGGCTTCGGCCAGATCTTATGCCAATATCCTCGGAAAAGAATCCGGAGAGGCCTGGGAAAACAAATTCCGGAATTTTTCCGCAGAAAATGAGAAATGGGAAGAGCTCAAGGAATATTTTCTTCGGGAATACGATAAAGATCCGGATTTTCGAAAGAAAATAGATAAGAGGGTTGAGGAGATCAACACTTCCGAAGAAAAGCTGAAAAAGATCCTTGACGAGCAGTATTTTTTGCCGGCCCACTGGAAAGAAACCGAGACGAACATCAATTACCGCCGGTTTTTTACCATTAATGACCTTATTTGCCTGCGCATGGAAGAGCGGGAGGTGTTTGAGAGCTATCACCGCTTTATACTTCAGCTCTGTGAGGAAGGTTTGGTACAGGGGCTGCGCATAGACCATGTTGACGGACTGCTAGACCCAAAAACTTACCTGCAGCGGCTTCGGGAGAAGTTGGGAGACGATTTCTATATCACCATAGAAAAGATCCTGGAGTGGGATGAAAAGCTGCCTGTACACTGGCCGGTAGAGGGGACCAGCGGCTACGGTTTTCTAGCCACGGTGAACCAGTTGCTTACCAGCCCGAAAGGGGAAGATGAATTTTTTGAGGCCTACCAGGCCCTGTACCCAAAGCAGGCCGATTATCATGAGCTGGTTTATGAGCAAAAGCAGTTTATTCTTGAAGAACGAATGGGCGGGGAATACAAAAACCTCTGGGAAATGGCATTAAAGCTCGATCTTCTGGATGAAGAGGAGAATAACAGGCTGGCTTTGGGGGCATTTTTGGCCGCCTTCCCGGTCTACCGTATCTATCCTGAAGATTACCCTTTAAAAAAACGGCAGAAAAAAATCATTGATGCCGCTTTTCAAACCGCTGCAGCCCATAAACCCGAGCTGGAAAAGGAACTGGAGCAGGTCAAGAACATCTTTTTGGGAGAAGCTGGAAAAGACCGGGAGAATATGTTGCAGTTCCTGCAAAGATGTCAGCAATTCACGGGTCCGCTTGCGGCAAAAGGCGTTGAAGACACCACTTTTTATATATATAACGAATTGATCTCGCACAACGAAGTAGGCGATTCTCCCGAGAATTTCGGGCTTTCAATTAGCGGTTTTCACGACAGGATGAAGTTGCGGCTTGAAGATTTTCCGCTATCCATAAATGCCACTGCAACCCACGACACCAAGCGCGGCGAAGATGCCCGAATGAGGCTCAATGTGCTGAGTGAAATAGGAGCCGAGTGGTTTGAAAAAGTAGAAGAATGGCGAAATATTTCCAAAAAAGCGAGAAAAGACCCTGGCGTTCCCAATTCAAATGAAACCTATTTTATTTTTCAGATGCTCGTGGGTGCCTGGCCACATGAAGGAGAGCCGGGAGAGGAATTTTTGGAGCGTTCTACGGCTTATTTACAGAAAGTGCTGCGGGAGGCCAAAGAAAATTCGTCCTGGGCGCAGCCCGACGAGGACTATGAAAATAAGGTCTACGATTTCCTGGAAGAACTTCTCAAAAATGACATTTTCAGGGAATCTTTTAGCGGGTTCCATCACAAGGTTTCGGCTTTTGGAGCGGTAAAATCGCTGTCGCAATCTTTGCTGAAGATTACCGCCCCCGGAATTCCCGATATTTACCAGGGCACAGAGCTGTGGGACCTTAGCTACGTAGATCCCGATAACCGAAGGCCGGTGGATTATGAGCTTCGGAAAAAATACCTATCCGAATTTGATTCGGTTACTCCCGAAGAATTGGGGCAGCATCTTGAAAACCTGAAGCAGGATTACCGGTCGGGCAGGATCAAAATGTACTGCCTTCACCGCGCGCTTGTTTTGCGCAGGGAAATTCCCAATACCTTTGAAAATGGCGATTATATTCCGCTCCAGGTGAAGGGGGAACTTAGGGAGCACGTGCTCGCCTTTGCCCGTAAAGATGCTGAAAACACCGTGCTGGTGGTAGTTCCGGTGATGGTAACGCAGCTTTTTACTGAAGAACTTCAGCTTAAAGACCTGCAACAGGAGCTGAAAGTAATTTTACCCGAAAACATCAAAGGAAGTTTCAAAAATGTCATTTCTGAAGAAGATTTTTCTTCCGAAGAAATTGATGTACATGAGCTTTTTAAGAAATTTCCGGTAGCACTTTTAAAACAGAAGCATTAATATGAAACTAAAAAGAAGCAGCGGAATTCTTTTACATATCACCTCTTTGCCCGGCAGGTTTGGGATTGGGGATCTTGGCCCCGAAGCCTTTAAGTTTCTCGATTTCCTTAAAAAATCGGGCTATTCGTACTGGCAAATCCTGCCGCTCAACCCCACAGACGGTATTTACCATCACTCTCCCTACAGCAGCCATTCGGCTTTCGCCGGGAATCCTTTATTGATTAGCCCGCAGCTGCTTGAAGAAGAGGGCTATGTTGATTTAAGTGACTTTTCGGTACCTTTTGAAATAAGCTCAGAAAAAGTCATTTTTGACACTGTAGTAAATTATAAAGAGGAAATATTTGATGCGGCTTACAGACAGTTCAAATCCCGGGATAAAGTTGATCCTGATTTTGCCGAATTCGTAAAAATCCATGCGGACTGGCTTGATAATTACAGCCTGTACCTTGCGCTGCGGCACAAATATGACAGGAAAAACTGGACCGACTGGCCCAAAGAATTGCGCGACAGGCAACCTGCAGCTTTGCAAAAGGCAAAAACCGAATTAAAGGATCAAATTGAGCGGGAAAAATTTGTGCAGTTTTTGTTCTTTTCACAATGGTCGCGCCTTATTCTGGAAGCCCACAACAACGGCATTCAGATATTTGGGGATGTTCCGTTTTATATAAACCATGATAGTGCCGATTGCTGGGCTAATCCTGAAATTTTTAAACTGGATGAGGAGAAACAACCCACACATATTTCGGGTGTGCCTCCAGACCTTTTCAGCAAAACAGGTCAATTGTGGGGAACCCCGGTTTACAACTGGCAAGTGCTTAAAGCAAGTGGTTACGACTGGTGGAAACAGCGGCTGCGACAAAATTTGCTGCTGTTTGACGTGGTGCGGATCGACCATTTTAGGGCCTTTGCCGATTACTGGGAGGTGCCGGCAGGGGAGAAGACCGCGATAAACGGAACATGGGCCGAAACTCCGGGTTCCGATTTCTTTCATCAGGTAAAAACTGAATTTCCCGATATGCCCTTTATAGCAGAAGATCTCGGCCTTCTTGATCAGGCAGTATATGACCTTCTGGAAGAATTTAAATTTCCGGGAATGAAAGTGCTGCAGTTCGCTTTTGGGGATACCAACCGCAAAAACCCTTATATTCCTTATAATCACGAGTTCAACAGCATTGTGTACACCGGCACCCATGACAATAACACCACTGCAGGCTGGTTTAAAGACAGCGGGAAGGAGGTGCGGGAGCATTTGGAGCAATACACAGGTCAAAAAATCACTGAAAACAATGTACACGAGCTGCTGTGCCGCATGGCCTTGGCATCGGTGGCGGCTGTGGCTATCCTGCCTTTGCAGGACATTCTTGGGCTGGGCAGCGAAGCGATCATGAATACGCCCGGCAGTACGAAGGGCAACTGGTCGTGGAGAATTACTTCGGAAGGGATCCCGGTGCAGAGCGCAGAAAAGTTATACAGGCAGAATGAACTGTACGGAAGAATTCCGCAGTAAAAAAACTCTCGAAAATGACATTTTTTGAGAGGGAATCCGTTTTTTTCAGCTTCAATTCAGCTACATAAAAAAGGCTGTTTTAAATTCGATCAATAAGAGTGAATCTAAAACAGCCCCTATTTGTATTTCCTGATTATTAAGCTGCTGCAAGATATTTTTTACAGGCTTCTTCACATTCACGGCAGGCTTTTGCACAATCTTTACAGTGCTGGGTTTCGTGTTTTTCACATTCTTCGGCACAATCTCGGCAAACCTGCTCACAATATTTCACCAGGCCGGTGGCATTTGCATTTTTAATGGCCAAAATATCGGCAAGCGAAGCACAGGCAGAGGCGCAAACCTTATCTTTTCTAATGCAGTCTACCATCTTTTTGAGGTTATCCTCATCAAGACAGGCATCTGCACAATAGTTGCAGTGGTTGATACAGTTTGATAACTTATTTAAAAATTCCTGATTTCTCATTGGTTTTGGTTTTTGGTTAAACTTAATCTTGAATTCAAGTTACCAAATCAAGCTGCTCCAGGCTACTAATTGCTGTTAAACAATATTCAATAAAGGGTTAAAGTCTGCTGTTTAAGCAGTACAATTTTTTATGAGCAAATCAGATTTTGATTTAAGTGGGTGTAATTGTACAACCCCGAATCTAATTTTTCTGATCGTAACTTCTGAAATATTCGAGAATGGCACGGCTTTGTTCTTCAGAAAGGTTTTGATTTGCCATAACAGCCATGTGAGATTCTATCAGCAGCTTTTTTGCAATGGGGTCTTCCTTGATCATTTTCTCAGGGTTTAAGATCATATTCATGATCCACTCGGGGCTACGCCTCTGAGTCACTCCTGCAAGGGAAGGACCAATGGATTTTTGCTCCATTTTATGGCAGGCAGTACACATGTTGTTGAATAATTCTTCGCCGCGAATGGCCATAGCGGTGTCTATATCTTCGTTAAGCTCTAAATTTTTTATGGGGCCAACGCCTTTATTTTGCATATTATCTACTTCAGCAGTAGTAGAAGCCGCTTCCTGTACCACTTCTTTTTGTACTGCAGTACTTTGGCCGGGTATTTTAATGTTTTCCTTTTGTTCTTCTTCACCACAGGCAGTTAGCAAAACGGCCATAAAGGCTGAAAATAAGTAGTATTTCAGTTTCATGCTAATAGAGGTTATGGGGTTAAGTCTTATAAATTTATAACAAAATAAGATAAAAAGATAATAAGACCTTTAAATGTTGTTGAAAAGAAATATCTATCTTTGAAGGGGTGCCGAAAGGGGAGAAGTAAAGAGATTTTAAGGTAAAGAGATAAAATACTCTTAATTAAGGCCGGGAAAATATGATATGTAGGAGGATTAATTTAATTTTGGCAGCTTCGTTTGACCTTTAATCCAGATTTATGACTCAAAACTTACAACAATATGCTATCCAGCTCCAGTAAATATGCCGTGAATGCCGTACTTTACCTGGCAGTACATTCAAATGAACAAAAAAAGATAAGAGCGAAAGAAATCGCGGAAGCCATTAAGCTGCCTTCACCTTTTCTCTCCAAATTATTGCAATCCCTCTCCCGGGAAAATATCATTTCTTCTTCTAAAGGGCCCACCGGCGGATTTTACCTTACTTCCAAAGCACTTGAAACTCCTTTGATAGAGGTGGTGAATATAATTGACGGGACCTACAGGTTAGACGATTGTGTTTTGGGGTTGAAAAAATGCAGTTCGGAACAGCCCTGCCCGGTGCATTTTTCGGTACAGCCGCTAAAGCAGAAGTTCAGGAAAGAACTGGAAGAGAACATTAGCGTATTTGCTGCAAAAGTAAAGAGCGGAGAGGCATACCTGTTTGTGTAGCCCCACCGCTCAAAAATGTCATTTTTCAGAAGAAATTTAGACGAAAGCAACCGTCTGCTTGGCAATTTCCAGTTCTTCGTTTGTAGGAATTACCAAGATCTCCACTTTTGATCCTTCTTTGGCAATATTCCTTATCTCTTTTGAACGCAGGCTGTTCTTCTCTTCATCAAGCCCAAGGCCAAGATAATCCATATCTGTACAAACCAGTTTTCTGATAACATCCGAGTTTTCTCCTATTCCGGCGGTGAAAACCACGGCATCGAGTCCGTTCATCGCTGCCGTATAGGCCCCAATGTATTTTTTGATGCGATAAGCGTTCATTTCAAGAGCTAACTGGCACTGCCTGTTACCTTTTTCGGCCTGTTCTTCAATATCCCGTAGATCGCTGTAACCGGTAAGCCCGTACATTCCGCTTTTATGGTGTAGCAGGTCGCTCACTTCCTGGGCGGTGTAGCCAAATTGTTCAATGAGATAGAAGATCACCGACTGGTCTATGTCTCCGCTTCTGGTTCCCATTATGAGCCCGTTTACAGGCCCAAAGCCCAGGGTGTGGTCTATACTTTTCCCGTCTTTAACCGCCGTCATGCTGCAACCATTTCCAAGGTGTACGGTAATAAGTTTAGTATTTTCCTTTTTAAGGTATTCGTTGGCTTTTTCAGAAACATACTTGTGGCTGGTACCGTGAAAGCCGTAAACCTGTATCTTTTTCTCTTCAAAAAACTCATTTGGAATGGCATATTTGCTGGCGCGAGACGGAATGCTCTGGTGAAAAGCGGTATCAAAAACAGCCACCTGGGTAGCATCGGGGAAGATCTCCTCTGCCACCTGAATTCCTTTTAGGTTTGGCGGGTTGTGAAGCGGCGCCAGTGAAAAAAGCTGTTCTATTTTCTGTTTTACCTTTTCATCTATGATCACGGTATCCGAAAAACTTGCCCCCCCATGCACCACGCGGTGGCCAATAGCAGGGATATCGGCAGGATCGTGTATCACGCCATATTCACTATGCATAAGGTGCTTGGTCACTTCCTTTAAAGCTACAGAATGATCTGCGATTTGCATTTCTTCGGAAGTTGAAAAAGCTTCCGATTTATAGTGTATTTTTCCTGAAGCCTGTCCTATCCTTTCAACCAGCCCCTGGGCCAGCACTTTTTCTGAAGGCATTTCGATCAATTGAAATTTTAGAGAAGAACTTCCGGAGTTTATAACGAGTATGTTGTTTTTCATTTTATGTGAATGAGTATGAGTATGTCAGCTATCAATTTATAAATCTTCTATTCAGAATATTGAATCTTGAATCTTGAATCTTGAATTTCCTTAAACCATTAAAGTCCCTGAGCCTGAATGGCTGTTAAGATCACCGTGTTGAAAACATCATCTACAGTACAACCGCGGCTAAGGTCGTTCACCGGCTGGTTGAGTCCCTGGAGCATAGGGCCAATGGCCAAAGCACCTGTTTCCCTCTGTACGGCTTTATAGGTGTTGTTCCCGGTGTTGAGGTCGGGGAAAATGAGCACGCTTGCCTGCCCTGCCACTTCAGAGCCCGGTAACTTGCTGCGGCCCACGTTGAGGTCTACTGCAGCATCGTATTGAATAGGTCCTTCTATCTTAAGATCGGGACGTTTATTCTTCACAATTTCAGTGGCTTCGCGAACTCTGTCAACATCTTCTCCTTTTCCGGAGCTTCCGGAGGAGTAGGAGAGCATGGCAATTTTTGGCTCAATTCCGAAGGCTTTACTGCTTTCTGCAGAAGAGATACAGATCTCCGCAAGTTCTTCCGCAGTAGGGTTGGGGTTAATAGCGCAATCTCCAAAAACTGAAACCCTGTCTTCAAGACACATAAAGAACACCGATGAAACTACCGATACGCCGGGTTTGGTCTTGATGAACTGAAGCGCCGGACGAATGGTATGCTGGGTGGTATGCGCCGCTCCCGAAACCATCCCGTCGGCATGGCCTTTATAGATCATCATGGTCCCGAAGTAGGATACGTCGCTCATGAGGTCGCGGGCAATATCCATATTGATGTTCTTGTGTTTGCGCAGCTCGAAAAAAGTTTTCACGTAATCGTCAAAGTAGTCGGAAGTGGCAGGGTTGATGATGCGCAGTTTATCCAGATCCATCGGGATAGCCAGGTTCATCACCATCTTTTTGATCTCTTCTTCGTCTCCAAGAATGGTAAGGTCAACAATATCCATAGCTATGAGGCGCGAAGCAGCTGTGAGGATGCGCTCGTCGTTACCTTCGGGTAAAACGATGTGCTTGCGTTGCTGCTGTGCACGTTTTACGAGGCTGTACTGGAACATACGCGGGGTAAGTCCGGTGGCCTGGATGCCGGCAAAACGCTCTATAAGAGGATCTATATTAATATACTTTTCGAAAGTGCTGATGGAAGTCTCGATCTTTTGCGTGCTATCGGCGTAAATATTGGAATTTATAGACCCTACTTTATTTGTTACATTAAAAGTTCCTTCTTCCACAGAAATTATAGGCACTACCTGAGAAAGGCCTTCAATAAGCTTGATGATAGAATCTTCGGGAACCAGGCCGCCAGTGAGAATTATTCCCGAAATTCGGGGATAATTGCTGGAAATATGGGCCTGTAAAGCTCCCAGAATAATATCGGCACGGTCACCCGGGGTGA
This Salinimicrobium tongyeongense DNA region includes the following protein-coding sequences:
- a CDS encoding c-type cytochrome, with translation MKLKYYLFSAFMAVLLTACGEEEQKENIKIPGQSTAVQKEVVQEAASTTAEVDNMQNKGVGPIKNLELNEDIDTAMAIRGEELFNNMCTACHKMEQKSIGPSLAGVTQRRSPEWIMNMILNPEKMIKEDPIAKKLLIESHMAVMANQNLSEEQSRAILEYFRSYDQKN
- the malQ gene encoding 4-alpha-glucanotransferase, with amino-acid sequence MKLKRSSGILLHITSLPGRFGIGDLGPEAFKFLDFLKKSGYSYWQILPLNPTDGIYHHSPYSSHSAFAGNPLLISPQLLEEEGYVDLSDFSVPFEISSEKVIFDTVVNYKEEIFDAAYRQFKSRDKVDPDFAEFVKIHADWLDNYSLYLALRHKYDRKNWTDWPKELRDRQPAALQKAKTELKDQIEREKFVQFLFFSQWSRLILEAHNNGIQIFGDVPFYINHDSADCWANPEIFKLDEEKQPTHISGVPPDLFSKTGQLWGTPVYNWQVLKASGYDWWKQRLRQNLLLFDVVRIDHFRAFADYWEVPAGEKTAINGTWAETPGSDFFHQVKTEFPDMPFIAEDLGLLDQAVYDLLEEFKFPGMKVLQFAFGDTNRKNPYIPYNHEFNSIVYTGTHDNNTTAGWFKDSGKEVREHLEQYTGQKITENNVHELLCRMALASVAAVAILPLQDILGLGSEAIMNTPGSTKGNWSWRITSEGIPVQSAEKLYRQNELYGRIPQ
- a CDS encoding DUF3536 domain-containing protein produces the protein MSKKYVCVHGHFYQPPRENPWLNKVEIQESAYPYHDWNHRINAECYVRNSASRILDEEGKIQAIMNNYAWMSFNIGPTLLAWMENETPETYEAILEADKLSQETFSGHGAALAQAYNHLIMPLANKRDQETQVIWGIEDFKSRYGRMPEGMWLGETAVNTDVLETLAKHGIKFTILSPYQAKQVRKIGAKDWEDATDAKVNTRRAYTCKLPSGNEISLFFYDGPASQAVAFEGLLNNGEAFADRLRGQFANHDDRELVHIATDGESYGHHHKLGEMALSYCLHSLEEDEDLNLTIYGEFLEKFPPEYEAQIIEDTSWSCYHGVERWRSDCGCNTGGNGDWDQKWRKPLREAFDKVREKLIALYEKEMGAYTEDPWEVRNKYIKVILDRSNENVRNFLSENFGGNLSEDDEVKLLKLLEMQYHTMLMYTSCGWFFDEVTGIESMQDIFYAQRAVQLAEEISGDSYEPDFVESLKKIPSNIKEYGTVHKAYELFVKPMELDMIRIGAHYAISSIFEEFPEEVTLYNFSATTKASHYYEAGKQKLMIARTEFRSDITWEKLDISYAVLYMGDHHIFGGVRQYIGTEALEELHNKMAFYFEKGNIYEIFNLMDTHFGNHNYSFWHLFRDEQHHIMKQVMENNLTGAEGAMQQLYDQTYPLLKTFQEINMRVPTRLKLPVEMAVNNRLVKELKKKDCNFKKLEIQIKSAVSIQANLDMVTLNFLADRRLTEKMLELEKNPLDFKLLKKVNSLLQMLEDTPLSPEKWQAQNITFGIKEEHYQTMLERSEEGDEVAGKWVQAFQQLEESVNLSLE
- the pta gene encoding phosphate acetyltransferase, producing MNKGLYIATLEPNSGKSLISLGLMRALLGKTVRVAYFRPIINEEKPGKPDNHIDTVLKYFDLPMSYEDSYAYTRNEVIQKRNEGKSGEIIDTIIRKYKKLEENFDFVLVEGSDFSGEGSVFEFDENVNIAKNLGLPVIIIASGRGKSKEGLMGSLQMAYQTFIKKDVRVIAMVSNKIELANLTIATNGMREFLPDDVAVFALPLIDSLANPTLKEIVEALDGKVLFGEEFLDNQSGSFNVGAMQLRNYLKHLKNESLVITPGDRADIILGALQAHISSNYPRISGIILTGGLVPEDSIIKLIEGLSQVVPIISVEEGTFNVTNKVGSINSNIYADSTQKIETSISTFEKYINIDPLIERFAGIQATGLTPRMFQYSLVKRAQQQRKHIVLPEGNDERILTAASRLIAMDIVDLTILGDEEEIKKMVMNLAIPMDLDKLRIINPATSDYFDDYVKTFFELRKHKNINMDIARDLMSDVSYFGTMMIYKGHADGMVSGAAHTTQHTIRPALQFIKTKPGVSVVSSVFFMCLEDRVSVFGDCAINPNPTAEELAEICISSAESSKAFGIEPKIAMLSYSSGSSGKGEDVDRVREATEIVKNKRPDLKIEGPIQYDAAVDLNVGRSKLPGSEVAGQASVLIFPDLNTGNNTYKAVQRETGALAIGPMLQGLNQPVNDLSRGCTVDDVFNTVILTAIQAQGL
- a CDS encoding RrF2 family transcriptional regulator → MLSSSSKYAVNAVLYLAVHSNEQKKIRAKEIAEAIKLPSPFLSKLLQSLSRENIISSSKGPTGGFYLTSKALETPLIEVVNIIDGTYRLDDCVLGLKKCSSEQPCPVHFSVQPLKQKFRKELEENISVFAAKVKSGEAYLFV
- the treY gene encoding malto-oligosyltrehalose synthase, with the translated sequence MKNPVSTYRIQLSPEYTLENLNEILDYLEKLGISTIYSAPFFQARKGSSHGYDITNPFKLNKEIGRLDMFRNLSNRLKQKNMSWLQDIVPNHMAFDGDNIWLQDIFELGPQSLHYHFFDIDWEQSGKVMAPFLGNPLAEVLQQKELQLKVSKRGFLFRYFDHEYLASARSYANILGKESGEAWENKFRNFSAENEKWEELKEYFLREYDKDPDFRKKIDKRVEEINTSEEKLKKILDEQYFLPAHWKETETNINYRRFFTINDLICLRMEEREVFESYHRFILQLCEEGLVQGLRIDHVDGLLDPKTYLQRLREKLGDDFYITIEKILEWDEKLPVHWPVEGTSGYGFLATVNQLLTSPKGEDEFFEAYQALYPKQADYHELVYEQKQFILEERMGGEYKNLWEMALKLDLLDEEENNRLALGAFLAAFPVYRIYPEDYPLKKRQKKIIDAAFQTAAAHKPELEKELEQVKNIFLGEAGKDRENMLQFLQRCQQFTGPLAAKGVEDTTFYIYNELISHNEVGDSPENFGLSISGFHDRMKLRLEDFPLSINATATHDTKRGEDARMRLNVLSEIGAEWFEKVEEWRNISKKARKDPGVPNSNETYFIFQMLVGAWPHEGEPGEEFLERSTAYLQKVLREAKENSSWAQPDEDYENKVYDFLEELLKNDIFRESFSGFHHKVSAFGAVKSLSQSLLKITAPGIPDIYQGTELWDLSYVDPDNRRPVDYELRKKYLSEFDSVTPEELGQHLENLKQDYRSGRIKMYCLHRALVLRREIPNTFENGDYIPLQVKGELREHVLAFARKDAENTVLVVVPVMVTQLFTEELQLKDLQQELKVILPENIKGSFKNVISEEDFSSEEIDVHELFKKFPVALLKQKH
- a CDS encoding four-helix bundle copper-binding protein, which encodes MRNQEFLNKLSNCINHCNYCADACLDEDNLKKMVDCIRKDKVCASACASLADILAIKNANATGLVKYCEQVCRDCAEECEKHETQHCKDCAKACRECEEACKKYLAAA
- a CDS encoding acetate/propionate family kinase translates to MKNNILVINSGSSSLKFQLIEMPSEKVLAQGLVERIGQASGKIHYKSEAFSTSEEMQIADHSVALKEVTKHLMHSEYGVIHDPADIPAIGHRVVHGGASFSDTVIIDEKVKQKIEQLFSLAPLHNPPNLKGIQVAEEIFPDATQVAVFDTAFHQSIPSRASKYAIPNEFFEEKKIQVYGFHGTSHKYVSEKANEYLKKENTKLITVHLGNGCSMTAVKDGKSIDHTLGFGPVNGLIMGTRSGDIDQSVIFYLIEQFGYTAQEVSDLLHHKSGMYGLTGYSDLRDIEEQAEKGNRQCQLALEMNAYRIKKYIGAYTAAMNGLDAVVFTAGIGENSDVIRKLVCTDMDYLGLGLDEEKNSLRSKEIRNIAKEGSKVEILVIPTNEELEIAKQTVAFV